Proteins encoded in a region of the Vicia villosa cultivar HV-30 ecotype Madison, WI linkage group LG5, Vvil1.0, whole genome shotgun sequence genome:
- the LOC131607229 gene encoding NAC domain-containing protein 73-like codes for MIEEEKEEKYINMTHCNEVQNNHSINVDGRKDSLIRTCLTCGHHIKCQDQGGGINDLPGLPAGVKFDPTDQEILEHLEAKVRSDIHKLHPLIDEFIPTLEGENGICYTHPEKLPGVSKDGLIRHFFHRPSKAYTTGTRKRRKVHSDHEDGSETRWHKTGKTRPIYNNSKLKGYKKILVLYTNYGKQRKPEKTSWVMHQYHLGNDEEEKEGELVVSKVFYQTQPRQCGGNSLIMKESTVKGQSGNNIEVMNGEKSINNGSFVEYYHSNFISFDQGNQHRSSSNNAQVISHFEGAPI; via the exons ATGATtgaggaagaaaaagaagaaaaatatataaatatgactCATTGCAATGAGGTTCAAAATAATCATAGCATCAATGTTGATGGAAGAAAGGACAGCTTAATTAGAACTTGTCTCACATGTGGTCATCATATCAAATGCCAAGATCAG ggtGGTGGAATTAATGACTTACCTGGATTACCTGCTGGAGTGAAGTTTGATCCAACAGATCAAGAGATTCTTGAACATTTGGAAGCAAAAGTGAGGTCTGATATTCATAAACTCCATCCTCTAATTGATGAGTTCATACCTACTCTTGAAGGAGAGAATGGAATTTGCTATACTCATCCAGAGAAATTACCAG GTGTAAGCAAAGATGGTCTAATCCGCCATTTCTTCCACAGACCATCCAAGGCATACACAACAGgaacaagaaaaagaagaaaagtgcattcagatcacgaagaTGGCAGTGAAACCCGTTGGCACAAAACAGGAAAAACAAGACCAATCTACAACAATTCCAAGCTAAAAGGCTACAAAAAAATCCTCGTACTTTACACTAACTATGGAAAGCAAAGAAAGCCAGAGAAAACAAGTTGGGTGATGCATCAATATCATCTAGGGAatgatgaagaagagaaagaaggagaGTTAGTTGTGTCCAAGGTTTTCTATCAAACTCAACCAAGACAATGTGGTGGCAACTCATTGATCATGAAAGAGTCTACTGTGAAGGGTCAAAGTGGGAATAATATTGAGGTAATGAATGGTGAAAAGAGTATTAATAATGGATCATTTGTTGAGTATTATCATTCAAATTTcatatcatttgatcaagggaatCAACATAGATCATCTAGTAATAATGCTCAAGTGATTTCACATTTTGAAGGTGCTCCTATATGA